The Knoellia sp. S7-12 region GGTCGGTCGCCGACGGCTCTCTGGTGCCGAGACCGACGAACTCCTCGACCTCTATCAGCGGGTGTCGACGCATCTGTCGGTGGTGCGTTCGTCGAGTCCGGACCCGTCACTCGTGAGCTATCTGTCCACACTTCTGGCGCGCGCACGGCATACGGCAACGGGTTCCCGGACCATGTCGTGGGGTGACCCGGCACGGTTCTTCACCCAGACGTTCCCGGCCGCCCTCTATCGGACGCGGCGGTGGTGGCTCGCGACAACGTTCGGGAGCATCGTGCTCGCGGTGGTCGTCGGCGCATGGGCGGTGCGGCACCCGGAGGTGTTCACCCAGCAGATGACCCGTGCCGAGATCGACGCCTATGTGGGGACGGACTTCGAGAACTACTACTCGGAGTACCCCCACCACGAGTTCGCGACCCTCGTGTGGACCAACAACGCGTGGGTGGCGGCGCAGTGCATTGCGCTCGGTGTGCTCGGGCTACCTGTGCTGTGGATCCTCGCCCAGAACGTCATCAACGTCGGGATCGCTGGCGCCCTCATGGTGAGCCATGACCGTGGGTCGCTCTTCTTCGGGCTGATCCTCCCGCACGGACTGCTCGAGCTGACCGCGATCTTTGTCGCTGCTGCGGTGGGCCTGCGGCTGTTCTGGTCGTGGATCGAACCAGGCCCGCGCAGCCGCCTGGACTCGCTCGCGGCCGAGGGCCGCACCGCCGCCGCGATTGCCTTGGGGCTCGTGGTCGTCCTGTTCGTCAGCGGCGGGATCGAGGGGTTCGTGACGCCGTCAGGGCTGCCTACCTGGGCACGCATCCTCATCGGAGTCGTGGCCGAGGCACTGTTCTTTGCCTATGTGTTCGTCGTGGGTGGGCGTGCAGCTCGCGCGGGTGTCACGGGCGATGTCGCCGAGAGCGATCAGCCGGCCACTGCCCCGGTCTCCGCCTGAGCGAGCTGGACCTCAGGTCGCGGCGGACAACGCGGCATAGCCCGGCTTGACGACGCGCTCGATGATCGCGAGCCGCTCGTCGAAGGGGATGAACGCCGACTTCATCGCGTTGATCGTCGCCCAGCGCAGGTCGTCGAGCGTCCAGCCGGCCTCGTCCACCAGCAACTGCATCTCGCGGGTCATCGACGTGCCCGACATGAGGCGGTTGTCGGTGTTGATCGTGACCCTGAACCGCAGGTCCTTGAGCATCGTGATCGGGTGTGCCGCAATGGATTCGGCGGCACCGGTCTGCAGGTTGGACGTCGGTGCCATCTCGAGCGGGATGCGGGTGTCACGCACGTATGCCGCGAGGAGTCCGAGCGTGTGCGTGTCGCCTTCGCTCGTGATGTCGTCAACGATGCGCACCCCATGGCCAAGGCGGTCGGCGCCGCACCACTGGATCGCCTCCCAGA contains the following coding sequences:
- a CDS encoding stage II sporulation protein M, which translates into the protein MDLDAYIATHVGQWRRLEELVGRRRLSGAETDELLDLYQRVSTHLSVVRSSSPDPSLVSYLSTLLARARHTATGSRTMSWGDPARFFTQTFPAALYRTRRWWLATTFGSIVLAVVVGAWAVRHPEVFTQQMTRAEIDAYVGTDFENYYSEYPHHEFATLVWTNNAWVAAQCIALGVLGLPVLWILAQNVINVGIAGALMVSHDRGSLFFGLILPHGLLELTAIFVAAAVGLRLFWSWIEPGPRSRLDSLAAEGRTAAAIALGLVVVLFVSGGIEGFVTPSGLPTWARILIGVVAEALFFAYVFVVGGRAARAGVTGDVAESDQPATAPVSA